A window of Bufo gargarizans isolate SCDJY-AF-19 chromosome 9, ASM1485885v1, whole genome shotgun sequence contains these coding sequences:
- the LOC122946660 gene encoding mucin-2-like — MVILVMGQLVCPSKPSGSKAPEESEESMQVDAATSQQQREHCQKNRLCFYYGSPLINTISQTTETPTTTTSLTTTEPTTTTISPTTEPPTTTTLPTTTEPLTTTTSPTTKPPTTTTSPTTTEPPTTTPPTKTTSLTTTELPTTTTSPTTSPITTESPTTTASSSTTKSPTTTLSQTTEPPTTTTSLTTTESPTTTTFSTTTSPIATESPTTTTSPTTVPPTTTTSLTTTEPPTTTTSPTTEPPTTTTSPTTTEPPTTTISPTTEPSTTTTSPTTTEPLTTTTSATTEPPTTTTSLTTTESPTTTTFSTTTSPITTESPTTTTSPTTKPPTTTTSVTSTESPSTTTLSTTNEPPTTTTSPTTEPPTTTTLAITTESPTLTTSPTTELPTTTTSPTTTETPTTTTSQTTEPPTTTTSPTTTEPLTTTTSPTTESPTTTTSLTTNKPPTTTLSPTTTEPPTTTISPTTEPSTTTTSPTTTEPLTTTTSQTTEPPTTTTSLTTTESPTTTNFSTITTSPITTESPTTTTSPTTVPPTTTTSLTTTEPPTTTTSPTTKPPTTTTSVTSTESPSTTTSSTTNEPPTTTTSPTTEPPTTTTLPITTESPTTELLTTTTSPTTTEPPTTTTSQTTEPPTTTTSPTTTEPLTTTTSPTTESPTTTTSLTTNKPPTTTLSPTTTEPPTTTISPTTEPSTTTTSPTTTEPLTTTTSPTPEPPTTTTSLTATESPTTTTFSTTKPPTTTTSVTSTDSPSTTTSSTTNEPPTTTTSPTTEPPTTTTSLTTTESPTTTTFSTTTTSPITTESPTTTTSQTTVPPTTTTSLITTEPSTTTTSPTTKPPTTTTSVTSTKSSSTTTSSTTNEPPTTTTSPTTEPPTTTTLPITTESPTLTTSPTTELPTTTTSPTTTEPPTTTTSQTTEPPTTTTSPTTTEPLTTTTSPTTESPTTTTSLTTNKPPTTTLSPTTTEPPTTTISPTTEPPTTTTSPTRTEPPTTTISPTTEPLTTTTSPTTEPPTSTTSPTTTESPTTTTLSTTTVPPTSTTSPTTESPTNTSPTSTDSATTTTSSTTTEPPTTSISPTTEPPTTNTSPITTDTPTTTKSPITEPPTTTTSPTTTEPPTTTVSLTTTEPPTTTLSPTTTTSSITTEPPTTTTSPTTEPATTTTSPTTAESPTTTILSTTTEPPTTTTSPTTEPPTTTTLTINTKSPTLTTSPPLTTTTSPSTESPTTTASPTTTEPPTTTLSPTTTEPPTTTLSPTTTEPPTTITSPTTEPPPSTTSLTTTEPPRNSRSPTTTEPPTTTTSTTTESPTTTTSPNTTESPTTTKSPSTESPTTTASPTTTEPPTTTLSPTTTEPPTTTLSPTTTEPPTTITSQTTEPPPSTTSLTTTEPPRNSRSPTTTEPPTTTTSTTTESPTTTTSPITTESPTTTTSPITESPTTTTLPTTTEPPTTTLLPTTTEPSTTTTSPTTEPSTTTTSPTTIEPPTTTISPTTEPFTTTTSPTTESPTTTTSPTTTKPPTTTISPTLTESPTTTTSSTTTEPLTTITSPTTEPPRTTTSQTTTESSTTTTSSATTESPTTTISTTEPPTTTTSPITTETPTTTKSPITKFPTTTTSPTTTELPTTTISLTTTEPPTTTISPTTTTSPITTEPLTTSTSPTTEPPTTTTSPTTAESPTTTTSSTTTEPSTTTISPTTEPPTTTTSPITTESPTTTTSLTTNEPITTTISPTTEPLRTSILPATTEALTTTKSPTTESPTTTSLPTTTEPLTTTISP; from the exons TACTATATCTCAAACAACTGAAACTCCTACGACAACTACATCACTGACAACAACTGAACCTACCACAACCACTATATCCCctacaactgaacctcccacaaccacTACATTGCCGACTACAACTGAACCTCTCACAACTACAACATCTCCAACAACTAAACCTCCTACAACTACTACATCACCCACTAccactgaacctcccacaactacACCTCCCACGAAAACTACATCACTCACTACAACTGAACTTCCCACAACCACTACATCTCCAACAACCTCACCCATTACCACTGAATCTCCCACAACTACTGCATCATCCAGTACCACTAAATCTCCCACAACTACCTTATCCCaaacaactgaacctcccacgACAACTACATCACTGACTACAACTGAATCTCCCACAACCACTACATTTTCTACAACTACGTCACCTATTGCAACTGAATCTCCCACAACAactacatctccaacaactgTACCTCCCACGACAACTACATCACTGActacaactgaacctcccacaactactacatctccaacaactgaacctcccacaactacGACATCACCAActacaactgaacctcccacaaccacTATATCGCCAACAACTGAACCTTCCACAACCACCACATCGCCGACTACAACTGAACCTCTCACAACTACTACATCTGcaacaactgaacctcccacgACAACTACATCACTGACTACAACTGAATCTCCCACAACCACTACATTTTCAACAACTACATCACCTATTACTACTGAATCTCCCACAACAACTACATCTCCAACAACTAAACCTcccacaacaactacatcagtgaCTTCTACTGAATCTCCCTCAACTACAACATTATCCACTACCAATGAACCTCCCACAACTactacatctccaacaactgaacCTCCTACAACAACTACATTGGCCATTACCACTGAATCTCCCACACTTactacatctccaacaactgaacTTCCCACAACTACTACATCACCAACTACAACTGAAACTCCCACAACGACTACATCACaaacaactgaacctcccacaaccacTACATCACCGACTACAACTGAACCTCTCACAACGactacatctccaacaactgaaTCTCCAACAACTACTACATCACTCACTACCAATAAACCTCCCACAACCACTTTATCACCGActacaactgaacctcccacaaccacTATATCGCCAACAACTGAACCTTCCACAACCACCACATCGCCGACTACAACCGAACCTCTCACAACTACTACATCTCaaacaactgaacctcccacgACAACTACATCACTGACTACAACTGAATCTCCCACAACCACTAACTTTTCAACAATAACTACATCACCTATTACTACTGAATCTCCCACAACAactacatctccaacaactgTACCTCCCACGACAACTACATCACTGActacaactgaacctcccacaactacTACATCTCCAACAACTAAACCTcccacaacaactacatcagtgaCTTCTACTGAATCTCCCTCAACTACAACATCATCCACTACCAATGAACCTCCCACAACTactacatctccaacaactgaacCTCCTACAACAACTACATTGCCTATTACCACTGAATCTCCAACAACTGAACTTCTCACAACTACTACATCACCAActacaactgaacctcccacaacgACTACATCACaaacaactgaacctcccacaaccacTACATCACCGACTACAACTGAACCTCTCACAACGactacatctccaacaactgaaTCTCCAACAACTACTACATCACTCACTACCAATAAACCTCCCACAACCACTTTATCACCAActacaactgaacctcccacaaccacTATATCACCAACAACTGAACCTTCCACAACCACCACATCGCCGACTACAACTGAACCTCTCACAACTACTACATCTCCAACACCTGAACCTCCCACGACAACTACATCACTGACTGCAACTGAATCTCCCACAACCACTACATTTTCAACAACTAAACCTcccacaacaactacatcagtgaCTTCTACTGACTCTCCCTCAACTACAACATCATCCACTACCAATGAACCTCCCACAACTactacatctccaacaactgaacctcccacgACAACTACATCACTGACTACAACTGAATCTCCCACAACCACTACATTTtcaacaacaactacatcacctATTACTACTGAATCTCCCACAACAACTACATCTCAAACAACTGTACCTCCCACGACAACTACATCACTGATTACAACTGAACCTTCCACAACTACTACATCTCCAACAACTAAACCTcccacaacaactacatcagtgaCTTCTACTAAATCTTCCTCAACTACAACATCATCCACTACCAATGAACCTCCCACAACTactacatctccaacaactgaacCTCCTACAACAACTACATTGCCCATTACCACTGAATCTCCCACACTTactacatctccaacaactgaacttcccacaactactacatcaccaactacaactgaacctcccacaacaactacatcacaaacaactgaacctcccacaaccacTACGTCACCGACTACAACTGAACCTCTCACAACCactacatctccaacaactgaaTCTCCAACAACTACTACATCACTCACTACCAATAAACCTCCCACAACCACTTTATCACCGActacaactgaacctcccacaactactatatctccaacaactgaacctcccacaactacGACATCACCAACTAgaactgaacctcccacaaccacTATATCCCCAACAACTGAACCTCTCACAACTactacatctccaacaactgaacctcccacatCTACTACATCACCGACTACAACTGAATCTCCAACAACTACTACATTATCCACTACCACTGTACCTCCGACATCTACTACATCTCCAACTACTGAATCTCCCACAAATACATCACCAACTTCAACTGATTCTGCCACAACTACTACATCATCCACTAccactgaacctcccacaacttCTATATCTCCAACAACTGAACCTCCTACAACAAATACATCACCCATTACAACGGATACTCCCACAACTACTAAATCTCCCAtaactgaacctcccacaactactacatcaccaactacaactgaacctcccacGACAACTGTATCACTGACTACAACTGAACCGCCTACAACCACTTTATCtccaacaacaactacatcatcCATTAccactgaacctcccacaactactacatctccaacaactgaacCTGCCACAACAACTACATCACCGACTACAGCTGAGTCTCCCACAACTACTATATTATCCACAAccactgaacctcccacaacaactacatctccaacaactgaacCTCCTACAACAACTACATTGACCATTAACACTAAATCTCCAACACTTACTACATCTCCA CCTCTCACAACGACTACATCTCCATCAACTGAATCTCCAACAACTACTGCATCACCCACTAccactgaacctcccacaactacTTTATCACCCACTACgactgaacctcccacaactacTTTATCACCCACTACgactgaacctcccacaactattacatctccaacaactgaacctcccCCAAGTACGACATCCCTAACTACAACTGAACCTCCCAGAAACTCTAGATCGCCGActacaactgaacctcccacaactacAACATCTACAACAACTGAGTCTCCTACAACAACTACATCACCCAATACCACTGAATCTCCTACAACTactaaatctccatcaactgaatCTCCAACAACTACTGCATCACCCACTAccactgaacctcccacaactacTTTATCACCCACTACgactgaacctcccacaactacTTTATCACCCACTACgactgaacctcccacaactaTTACATCTCAAACAACTGAACCTCCCCCAAGTACGACATCCCTAACTACAACTGAACCTCCTAGAAACTCTAGATCGCCGActacaactgaacctcccacaactacAACATCTACAACAACTGAGTCTCCTACAACAACTACATCACCCATTACCACTGAATCTCCTACAACTACTACATCTCCAATAACTGAATCTCCCACAACTACTACATTACCCACCAccactgaacctcccacaaccacTTTATTACCGACTACAACTGAACCTTCCACAACTactacatctccaacaactgaacCTTCCACAACTACTACATCACCAACTACAATTGAACCTCCCACAACCACTATATCCCCAACAACTGAACCTTTCACAACTactacatctccaacaactgaaTCTCCCACAACTACTACATCACCCACTACCACTAAACCTCCCACAACCACTATATCACCGACTTTAACTGAATCTCCAACAACTACTACATCATCCACTACCACTGAACCTCTGACAACTATTACGTCtccaacaactgaacctcccaGAACAACTACATCACAGACTACAACTGAATCTTCCACAACCACTACATCATCCGCTACCACTGAATCTCCCACAACTACTATATCTACAACTGAACCTCCTACAACAACTACATCACCCATTACAACTGAAACTCCCACAACTACTAAATCTCCCATAACTAAATTTCCCACAACTACTACATCACCAACTACAACTGAACTTCCCACAACAACTATATCACTGACTACAACTGAACCGCCTACAACCACTATATCtccaacaacaactacatcacccATTACCACTGAACCTCTCACAACTAGtacatctccaacaactgaacctcccacaacaaCTACATCACCGACTACAGCTGAATCTCCCACAACTACTACATCATCCACTACCACTGAACCTTCCACAACTACTATATCTCCAACAACTGAACCTCCTACAACAACCACATCACCCATTACCACTGAATCTCCCACTACTACTACATCACTAACTACAAATGAACCTATCACAACCACTATATCTCCAACAACTGAACCTCTCAGAACTTCTATATTGCCAGCTACAACGGAAGCTCTCACAACTACAAAATCTCCAACAACTGAATCTCCCACAACCACTTCATTACCGACTACAACTGAACCTCTCACTACTACAATATCTCCA
- the LOC122946662 gene encoding mucin-2-like, with the protein MSLNTTEPPTTTTFPTTTTSSITTEPPTTTTSLTTEPPTTAISLTTTEPLTTTIASTTEPPTTTIASTTEPPTTTTSPATTEPPTTTISPTTEPLTTTTSLTTTESPTTTTSSTNTEPPTTTKTPTIEPPTTTISLTTTEPPTTTTSPTTTSLITTEPSTTTTSPTTKPPTTTISLTTTELPTTTTSPTTTTSLITTEPSTTTTSPTTKPPTTTISLTTTEPPTTTISPTTEPSTTTTSPTTAESPKTTTLSTTTEPPTTTTSPITEPPTSTISLTTTEPPTTTSPTTTTSPITTESPTTTSSSTTIEPLTTSTSLTTVPPMRTTSLTTTELSTTTTSPTTETPTTTTSPTSAESFTTTTSSTTIKPATSTTSLTTEPPTTTTSPIVTESPKTTTSPTTELPTTSKSPTITEPPTTTTSLTTTKPLTTTTSQTTEPPTTTTSPTTAEPRTINSSPTTTEPLTATTSSKTEPPSSTTSPTTTESPRTTTSSTTTEPPATTTSPTTEPPTTATSLTSTESPTTTTSSTTTEPPTTTTSKTTERPTTTTSPITTESPTTTTSPTTELPITTTSPTTTEPPTTTISRTTEPPTTTTSPTTTIPLTTTTSPTTEPPTTTTSPTTTEPSTTTSSPTTIVPPTTTTTPTTEPPTTTTSPTTTEPPTTTTSSTTTESPTTTSSTTTEPHTTTTTPIIEPPTTTISLTTTVPPTTTITPTTTTSPITTEPPPTTASPTTEPSTTTTSPTKTESSTTTTSLTSTEPLTTTTSPTTSTAKTSEAATSITTTTFITTTATTTTAGFATETTALINVAAPGQVPNWGIALLTLVSFLALAVLLGLPIGPGENNKKC; encoded by the exons ATGTCACTGAAtacaactgaacctcccacaaccacTACATTTCCAACAACAACTACATCGTCCATTACCACTGAACCTCCTACAACTACTACATCTCtaacaactgaacctcccacgACAGCTATATCACTGACTACAACTGAACCTCTCACAACTACTATAGCTTCcacaactgaacctcccacaactacTATAGCTTcaacaactgaacctcccacaactacAACATCACCAGCTACAACTGAACCTCCTACAACCACTATATCCCCAACAACTGAACCTCTTACAACCACCACATCGCTGACTACAACTGAATCTCCCACAACTACTACATCATCCACTAACACTGAACCTCCCACCACTACTAAAACTCCAACAATTGAACCTCCCACGACAACTATATCATTGACTACAACTGAACCTCCTACAACCACTACATCTCCAACAACTACATCGCTCATTACCACTGAACCTTCCACAACTACTACATCTCCAACAACTAAACCTCCCACGACAACTATATCATTGACTACAACTGAACTTCCTACAACCACTACATCTCCAACAACAACTACATCGCTCATTACCACTGAACCTTCCACAACTACTACATCTCCAACAACTAAACCTCCCACGACAACTATATCACTGACTACAACTGAACCCCCCACAACTACTATATCTCCAACAACGGAACCTTCCACAACAACTACATCACCGACCACAGCTGAATCTCCCAAAACTACTACATTATCCACTAccactgaacctcccacaactacCACATCTCCAATAACTGAACCTCCCACATCAACCATATCACTGActacaactgaacctcccacaaccacatctccaacaacaactacatcacctATTACCACTGAATCTCCCACAACGACTTCATCATCCACTACCATCGAACCTCTCACAACTTCTACATCTCTAACAACTGTACCTCCCATGAGAACTACATCACTGACTACAACAGAACTTTCCACAACTACTACATCCCCAACAACTGAAACTCCCACAACAACTACATCACCGACTTCAGCTGAATCTTTCACAACTACTACATCATCCACTACCATTAAACCTGCCACATCTACTACATCTTTAACAACTGAACCTCCTACAACAACTACATCACCCATTGTCACTGAATCTCCCAAAACCactacatctccaacaactgaacTTCCTACAACTTCTAAATCACCAACTAtaactgaacctcccacaaccacTACATCATTAACTACAACTAAACCTCTCACAACTACTACATCTCaaacaactgaacctcccacaacaaCTACATCACCCACTACTGCGGAACCTCGCACAATCAATTCTTCACCGACTACAACTGAACCTCTTACAGCCACTACATCTTCAAAAACTGAACCTCCCTCATCTACGACATCACCAACTACAACTGAATCTCCCAGAACTACTACATCATCCACTACCACTGAACCTCCCGCAACTactacatctccaacaactgaacctcccacaacaGCTACATCACTGACTTCAACTGAATCTCCCACAACTACTACATCATCCACTAccactgaacctcccacaactacTACATCTAAAACAACTGAACGTCCTACAACAACTACATCACCCATTACCACTGAATCTCCCACAACTactacatctccaacaactgaacTTCCCATAACTACTACATCACCAACTACgactgaacctcccacaaccacTATATCCAgaacaactgaacctcccacaaccacTACATCACCAACTACAACTATACCTCTCACAACTactacatctccaacaactgaacCTCCAACAACTACTACATCACCCACTACCACTGAACCTTCCACAACCACTTCATCACCGACTACAATTGTACCTCCCACAACTACTACAACtccaacaactgaacctcccacaactacAACATCACCAActacaactgaacctcccacaaccacTACATCATCGACTACAACTGAATCTCCCACAACTACTTCATCCACTACCACTGAACCTCACACAACTACTACAACCCCAATAATTGAGCCTCCCACGACAACTATATCACTTACTACAACTGTACCTCCCACAACCACTATAACTCCAACAACAACTACATCGCCCATTACCACTGAACCTCCCCCAACTACTGCATCTCCAACAACTGAGCCTTCCACAACAACTACATCACCGACTAAAACTGAATCTTCCACAACTACTACATCGCTGACTTCAACTGAACCTCTCACAACTACTACATCACCCA CCACCTCTACAGCAAAAACTAGTGAAGCAGCAACTTCTATAACCACCACCACCTTTATTACTACTACCGCCACCACTACTACTGCAGGATTTGCTACAGAAACCACAGCACTTATTAATGTTGCTGCTCCTGGACAAG TGCCGAATTGGGGCATCGCCCTGCTTACCTTGGTCTCCTTTTTGGCCCTGGCTGTGCTTCTAGGACTTCCTATTGGG CCTGGAGAAAACAATAAAAAGTGTTGA